Proteins encoded by one window of Acidimicrobiia bacterium:
- a CDS encoding heterodisulfide reductase-related iron-sulfur binding cluster, which translates to MTTLRVDPEELVTCVSCGLCLPHCPTYRVTGDESASPRGRIAAMRAVQAGVADLDGEFTRYMDECVQCRACEAVCPSAVAFGHLMEGARETLAAETAYVPRWQRLGYGVLTHHRLLVAGSRALALAQRLRLVPSRLSLPPLPLRAAPLRPTGDDVWLFTGCVMDAWQRPTHAAVLRVLGAAGVGVALPDARLAGCCGALHTHAGLIDQARALARRVIEGFPGEAPILVDSAGCGAALKGYAHLLGTDEARRFVARVHDVHEWLAARPERLPAPPRPRAFGAVVAVHDPCHLRHVQRVAGAVRTVLAPYADLRELDDDGLCCGAGGAYAALHPELASEIRARKLDAIARTDATVVASANPGCTLHLAAAGVDTRHPLEIVDAALRGPDRRRHRRPGGATPARRST; encoded by the coding sequence ATGACGACCCTGCGGGTCGACCCCGAGGAGCTCGTGACCTGCGTGTCCTGCGGCCTGTGCCTGCCGCACTGCCCGACGTACCGGGTCACCGGGGACGAGAGCGCGTCGCCTCGGGGGCGCATCGCCGCCATGCGGGCGGTGCAGGCCGGCGTCGCCGACCTGGACGGGGAGTTCACCCGCTACATGGACGAGTGCGTCCAGTGCCGGGCCTGCGAGGCCGTGTGCCCGTCGGCGGTCGCCTTCGGGCACCTGATGGAGGGCGCACGCGAGACCCTCGCGGCCGAGACCGCGTACGTGCCGCGGTGGCAGCGGCTCGGCTACGGCGTCCTCACGCACCACCGCCTCCTCGTCGCGGGCTCCCGGGCGCTGGCGTTGGCGCAGCGCCTGCGCCTGGTCCCGTCGCGGCTCTCGCTGCCACCGCTGCCGCTGCGCGCGGCGCCGCTGCGGCCGACCGGCGACGACGTGTGGCTGTTCACGGGCTGCGTCATGGACGCCTGGCAGCGCCCGACGCACGCCGCGGTCCTGCGCGTGCTCGGCGCGGCCGGGGTCGGCGTGGCCCTGCCCGACGCCCGTCTCGCCGGCTGCTGCGGCGCGCTCCACACCCACGCCGGGCTCATCGACCAGGCGCGCGCGCTGGCCCGCCGCGTGATCGAAGGGTTCCCCGGCGAGGCGCCGATCCTCGTCGACTCGGCCGGGTGCGGCGCGGCGCTGAAGGGCTACGCGCACCTCCTCGGGACCGACGAGGCGCGGCGCTTCGTCGCCCGCGTCCACGACGTACACGAGTGGCTGGCGGCGCGCCCGGAGCGGCTCCCAGCCCCACCGCGACCACGCGCGTTCGGTGCGGTGGTCGCCGTGCACGACCCGTGTCACCTCCGCCACGTGCAGCGCGTCGCGGGCGCGGTGCGGACCGTGCTCGCGCCCTACGCGGACCTGCGCGAGCTCGACGACGACGGGCTGTGCTGCGGCGCCGGGGGCGCGTACGCCGCCCTGCACCCCGAGCTCGCGTCCGAGATCCGAGCCCGCAAGCTCGACGCCATCGCCCGCACCGACGCCACGGTCGTGGCGAGCGCCAACCCCGGTTGCACGCTGCACCTGGCCGCGGCCGGCGTCGACACCCGCCACCCGCTCGAGATCGTCGACGCCGCGCTGCGCGGCCCCGATCGCCGCCGCCACCGACGGCCCGGGGGCGCGACGCCGGCCCGGAGGAGCACGTGA